The proteins below come from a single Anguilla rostrata isolate EN2019 chromosome 3, ASM1855537v3, whole genome shotgun sequence genomic window:
- the LOC135250763 gene encoding dipeptidyl peptidase 4-like, which translates to MGYGKVLLGIIGAAGVVTLIVVPTVIFLNEQDVGDPMKTYTLDDYFNSTIRYRSYNMRWISDNEYLNRTRKGTVVLHQVDTGNISVFLNSSTLDEVQATDYLVSADRQYVCFQINYTKQWRHSFTASYSMFHREKNLFVESHIPDMVQNLAWAPTGNKLAFVWNFNVYVKPNATAEAMQVTTNGLENAILNGIPDWVYEEEMFSSNNAMWWSPSGRFLAYAEFDDRLVPNIEYSWYGSDQYPQTVIIPYPKAGATNPTVKLFVADTTQAPPQIMQVAVPSSVGASDHYLSSVTWVTDERIAVQWQTRKQNYVLLQIYDFDGSHWNETESHVEESERGWVGRFSPATPVFAEDNISFYKVMSDSNGYKHIHHVNAGVATPITSGTWEVISISKLTKDAIYYISNEHLKRPGQRNLYKIAVGSKPSTPQCLTCTVDKDRCQYNSAYFSKNGSFYCMECYGPGLPLFILYDNRGTLTEIRVIEDNKDLEQILSGIQMPTVQRDTIRIGGLDLWYQMTLPPHLDKSKKYPLLIDVYAGPCSQKVNDVFRLDWATYLASTENVIVASFDGRGSGYQGDAIMHAIYKRLGTFEVEDQISAVRQFINMGFIDKDRIAIWGWSYGGYVTSMALGAGSGVFKCGMAVAPVSKWEYYDSIYTERYMNQPSDNPAYENSTVTGRAANFKSVQYLLVHGTADDNVHFQQAAQISKALVEAEVDFDAMWYTDKDHGLGGSAHHHVYTHMSNFLLKCFGMK; encoded by the exons ATG GGCTATGGCAAAGTTCTTCTAGGGATCATAGGTGCAGCAGGCGTCGTCACGTTAATTGTGGTACCAACAGTTATTTTTTTGAACG AACAAGATGTGGGCGATCCAATGAAGACATACACACTTGACGACTACTTCAACAGCACCATTCGTTATAGATCATACAATATGCGCTGGATATCAG ACAACGAGTACCTAAATAGAACCAGAAAAGGAACAGTAGTGCTTCACCAAGTCGACACAGGAAACATCTCAGTATTTTTGAACAGCAGTACCTTA GATGAGGTACAAGCAACTGATTACTTGGTGTCTGCCGATCGGCAGTATGTATGTTTTCAGATCAATTACACAAAG CAATGGAGGCACTCTTTCACTGCTTCTTACTCTATGTTCcacagggaaaaaaa tttgtttgtgGAGTCCCATATTCCAGATATGGTGCAGAACTTAGCATGGGCTCCAACTGGAAATAAACTG GCCTTTGTTTGGAATTTCAATGTTTATGTAAAACCAAACGCCACAGCGGAAGCTATGCAAGTGACTACCAACGGGCTAGAGAATGCGATTCTCAATGGCATCCCTGACTGGGTGTATGAGG AGGAGATGTTCTCATCGAACAATGCAATGTGGTGGTCTCCGAGTGGGAGGTTCCTGGCCTATGCAGAGTTTGATGACAGATTGGTCCCCAACATTGAATATTCTTGGTATGGATCTGATCAGTATCCCCAAACAGTCATTATTCCATACCCCAAG GCAGGGGCAACAAATCCCACAGTCAAGCTGTTTGTTGCCGATACTACCCAAGCCCCACCACAAATCATGCAGGTTGCAGTGCCAAGTTCAGTAGGAGCAAG TGACCACTATTTGAGTTCCGTCACCTGGGTTACAGACGAGCGCATTGCAGTCCAGTGGCAGACGAGGAAGCAGAACTATGTCCTTTTACAGATCTATGACTTTGATGGGAGCCACTGGAATGAGACAGAA agtCACGTGGAAGAGAGTGAGCGTGGATGGGTTGGGCGa ttttcaccaGCTACACCTGTCTTTGCTGAGGACAACATCAGTTTTTACAAAGTGATGAGTGACTCAAATGGCTATAAGCACATCCATCACGTGAATGCT GGTGTGGCCACCCCCATCACATCAGGAACTTGGGAGGTGATCTCCATTTCCAAACTGACCAAAGACGCCAT ATACTACATCAGTAACGAACACCTTAAGCGGCCTGGCCAGAGGAACCTTTACAA GATTGCAGTTGGCAGCAAACCTTCCACTCCTCAATGCCTTACTTGTACAGTGGATAAGGACCGGTGTCAGTACAACTCGGCGTACTTCAGTAAAAATGGCTCTTTCTACTGCATGGAGTGCTATG GACCTGGTCTACCTTTGTTTATACTTTATGACAACAGGGGCACTCTAACAG AGATCCGGGTTATTGAAGACAACAAAGATCTGGAACAGATTCTTTCTGGGATCCAGATGCCAACCGTGCAGCGTGACACCATCAGGATCGGTGGATTGG ACCTTTGGTACCAAATGACTCTGCCTCCTCATTTAgacaaatcaaaaaaatatcCCCTCCTAATCGATGT GTACGCAGGACCATGTAGCCAGAAGGTAAATGACGTTTTCAGGCTGGACTGGGCCACATACCTTGCCAGTACAGAGAATGTTATTGTGGCCAGCTTTGACGGAAGGGGCAGTGGTTACCAAGGTGACGCCATAATGCACGCTATCTACAAACGGCTGGGAACATTTGAAGTGGAAGATCAAATTTCAGCTGTGAG acAATTTATTAATATGGGCTTTATAGACAAAGACAGAATAGCCATCTGGGGTTGG TCATATGGAGGTTATGTAACATCCATGGCACTGGGTGCTGGGAGTGGAGTTTTCAAGTGTGGAATGGCAGTTGCCCCAGTATCTAAATGGGAATATTATG ACTCAATCTATACTGAACGTTATATGAACCAACCTTCTGATAATCCTGCATATGAA AATTCCACAGTAACCGGTAGGGCTGCAAATTTCAAATCTGTTCAATACCTTTTGGTTCATGGCACAGCAGATG ACAATGTTCATTTCCAGCAAGCTGCACAAATCTCCAAAGCTCTTGTCGAGGCAGAAGTGGACTTTGACGCAATG TGGTACACTGATAAGGACCATGGCCTGGGAGGCTCTGCCCATCATCACGTCTACACACACATGAGCAACTTCCTCCTTAAGTGCTTTGGCATGAAATAG
- the gcgb gene encoding glucagon b — protein MKGIYSLVGLLVLVSVQSSWQIPLQKTQDNYSLLTEGDLFDEPVELTNVKRHSQGTFTNDYSKYQEMKQAQDLVQWLMNSKRNGNSSRRHAEGTFTSDVSSFLQDQAAKEFVSWLKSGKAIAE, from the exons ATGAAGGGAATTTACTCTCTGGTTGGACTTCTTGTCCTGGTTAGTGTTCAGAGCAGTTGGCAAATCCCCCTACAGAAGACCCAAGACAACTACAG CTTATTGACAGAAGGTGATTTGTTTGACGAGCCGGTGGAACTTACAAATGTGAAAAGGCACTCCCAAGGAACGTTCACCAATGATTATAGCAAATATCAGGAGATGAAGCAAGCGCAAGACTTGGTTCAATGGTTAATGAACTCCAAGAGAAATGG AAATTCTTCAAGACGCCATGCTGAAGGGACCTTCACCAGTGATGTCAGCTCCTTTCTGCAAGACCAGGCTGCCAAGGAGTTTGTTTCTTGGTTGAAGTCAGGGAAGGCCATAGCAGAGTAG